One segment of Chionomys nivalis chromosome 1, mChiNiv1.1, whole genome shotgun sequence DNA contains the following:
- the Lsm5 gene encoding U6 snRNA-associated Sm-like protein LSm5 yields MAANATTNPSQLLPLELVDKCIGSRIHIVMKSDKEIVGTLLGFDDFVNMVLEDVTEFEITPEGRRITKLDQILLNGNNITMLVPGGEGPEV; encoded by the exons ATGGCGGCTAACGCAACCACGAACCCGTCCCAGCTCTTGCCACTAG AGCTTGTGGACAAGTGTATAGGATCAAGAATTCACATCGTGATGAAGAGTGATAAAGAAATTGTCGGAACACTTCTAGGATTTGATGACTTTGTCA ATATGGTGTTGGAAGATGTCACAGAGTT tgAAATTACACCAGAAGGAAGAAGGATTACAAAATTAGATCAGATTTTACTAAATGGAAATAATATAACGATG CTGGTTCCTGGAGGAGAAGGACCTGAAGTATGA